In Anaerobacillus isosaccharinicus, one genomic interval encodes:
- a CDS encoding S8 family peptidase — MKKLFSAFFAIVLLLGMVFSPASIFAKDTSTGEYLVQFDGKVEKGLLKAFGVKDEEILHTFDLLPVVTLKLSERQAKGLSNHPKIKFVEENAAAQALGQPIPWGVPKVQSTEVNDLGFTGKGMKVAILDTGIDRNHEDLSANVQGGFSVFTDSANSDPYYDGSGHGTHVAGTVAAVNNNLGVIGVAYHTDLYAVKVLNNSGSGSYEGIAKGIEWSIQNGMDIINMSLGGSSSSSILEQFCDLAYNEGVLLVAAAGNSGTRPGRGDNVGYPAKYDSVIAVAATDQNDNRGTFSSTGPAVEISAPGVSILSTTPNNNYASYNGTSMASPHVAAVAALVWEAKPNLTNVELRQLLNQTAKDLGTASQYGHGLVQAFAAIQY, encoded by the coding sequence ATGAAAAAATTATTTTCAGCATTTTTTGCCATTGTCTTGTTGTTAGGAATGGTCTTTTCTCCAGCAAGCATTTTTGCAAAAGATACGAGTACAGGAGAATACTTAGTTCAATTTGATGGAAAAGTTGAAAAAGGATTACTTAAGGCGTTTGGTGTTAAAGATGAGGAGATTTTACACACATTTGATTTGCTGCCAGTCGTTACATTAAAACTTTCTGAACGCCAAGCAAAAGGTTTGTCAAATCACCCGAAAATCAAATTTGTTGAGGAGAACGCAGCTGCCCAGGCATTAGGACAACCAATTCCGTGGGGGGTACCTAAAGTCCAAAGCACAGAAGTTAACGACCTAGGGTTTACGGGAAAAGGAATGAAAGTAGCGATATTAGATACAGGTATTGATAGAAATCATGAAGACTTATCAGCAAATGTACAAGGTGGGTTTTCAGTTTTTACTGATTCAGCTAATAGCGATCCTTACTACGATGGAAGTGGCCATGGTACCCATGTTGCAGGGACTGTAGCTGCTGTTAATAATAATTTAGGTGTAATTGGTGTTGCCTATCATACAGACTTATATGCCGTCAAAGTCTTAAATAATAGCGGAAGTGGTTCATACGAAGGGATCGCCAAAGGAATTGAGTGGTCCATTCAAAATGGGATGGATATTATTAATATGAGTTTAGGAGGATCTTCTAGCTCATCTATCTTAGAACAATTTTGCGACCTTGCCTATAACGAAGGAGTATTACTAGTTGCAGCTGCTGGAAATAGTGGAACTAGACCAGGACGTGGAGACAACGTTGGCTACCCTGCTAAGTATGATTCTGTCATCGCTGTTGCTGCAACAGACCAAAATGATAATAGAGGTACTTTTTCAAGTACTGGACCTGCGGTTGAAATTTCAGCTCCAGGTGTTAGCATTCTGAGCACAACTCCAAATAATAATTATGCTTCTTACAATGGTACGTCAATGGCATCTCCACACGTGGCCGCAGTTGCAGCCCTTGTTTGGGAAGCAAAACCAAATTTAACGAATGTAGAATTACGGCAACTTTTAAATCAAACAGCAAAAGATCTAGGAACAGCTAGCCAATACGGTCATGGATTAGTGCAAGCATTTGCTGCCATTCAATATTAA
- a CDS encoding helix-turn-helix domain-containing protein codes for MNLKHFSKELAWLRVKNGFSQKELAKGICTQPAISKIENGDVCPQLDTLYLLALKLKVPLGYLINLLLFENKEYIDQTIMYIEELTSRHQYEEAFQLVKAELIVGNQDAWFETYLLWQRLYNGYQLKYYSADECIKGLKKLLENEAVIMERFLDIKILNTIGTIYSNQGKFKESIFYYEKILSNYRQEFITPIIESKNIYMLRVIYNKAKTLYDAGDFELASEAVQKGIQLSVKNQNMSLLGQLYYYQGQCFERLNHSNETIRKSYTQALYFFELLGNYTYVEIIKKLKARFLKVEVEMEI; via the coding sequence ATGAATTTGAAACATTTTAGCAAAGAACTTGCATGGCTAAGAGTTAAAAATGGATTTTCTCAAAAAGAGCTAGCAAAAGGTATTTGTACACAGCCAGCTATTAGTAAGATTGAAAATGGTGATGTTTGTCCGCAACTAGACACATTATATTTACTAGCTTTAAAGTTAAAAGTACCCCTTGGCTATTTAATTAATCTCTTGTTGTTTGAAAATAAGGAATATATTGACCAAACGATTATGTATATTGAAGAATTAACCTCAAGACATCAGTATGAAGAAGCATTTCAGTTAGTAAAGGCTGAATTGATCGTTGGCAATCAAGATGCCTGGTTTGAAACTTACTTGTTGTGGCAACGTTTATATAATGGCTACCAGTTGAAATACTATTCTGCGGATGAATGCATTAAAGGGCTAAAGAAGTTACTTGAGAATGAAGCTGTGATTATGGAACGATTTTTAGATATAAAAATTCTTAATACAATTGGAACGATCTATTCTAATCAAGGAAAATTTAAAGAAAGTATTTTTTATTATGAAAAAATTCTAAGTAATTATCGGCAGGAGTTTATAACTCCTATAATAGAAAGTAAAAATATTTATATGTTAAGAGTGATCTATAATAAAGCCAAAACTCTGTATGATGCAGGGGATTTTGAACTTGCATCAGAAGCAGTGCAAAAAGGCATTCAGTTATCAGTTAAAAATCAAAATATGTCACTACTTGGGCAACTTTATTATTATCAAGGGCAATGTTTTGAACGGCTTAATCATTCTAATGAGACGATTAGAAAATCATACACCCAGGCTTTATATTTCTTTGAATTACTAGGGAATTATACATATGTTGAAATTATTAAGAAGCTAAAAGCCAGATTTTTAAAGGTGGAAGTGGAAATGGAAATTTAA
- the eutH gene encoding ethanolamine utilization protein EutH: MSINEVIVMIVIGFFCLGALDKSLGNKLGIGQRFTDGFMTMGSLALAMIGIISLAPVLASILTPIISPIYGLVGADPAAFANTILAIDMGGYALAEEMAKHPDAAIFAWVFLGTMMGPTIVFTIPVALGIIEKEDQQYFAKGVLLGIITVPVGCLIGGLVANIPIMIIVSNLIPTIIISLLISVGLWKKPEKMIIGFTIFAKCIEILALFGLVAIVIETFTNITIIPNLTPIEEGIKIVGMIAIFLAGAFPMVKLISILFKKPLIKIGTLLGISETSTTGLIASLAHHIPMFTILKDMEPRGKVINVAFAVSGAFVFGSHLGFVAGINPELVFAMIIGKLAGGLSAVMLALVLTPKSEGIVKIKTSAG; encoded by the coding sequence ATGAGCATAAACGAAGTAATTGTCATGATTGTCATTGGATTTTTTTGTTTAGGTGCATTAGATAAATCGTTAGGTAATAAACTTGGAATTGGTCAACGCTTTACGGATGGTTTTATGACAATGGGTTCTCTAGCATTAGCTATGATTGGGATTATTTCCTTAGCACCCGTGCTAGCTAGTATCCTTACGCCAATTATTTCCCCGATTTATGGCTTAGTTGGAGCAGACCCTGCTGCCTTTGCCAATACAATTCTAGCAATCGATATGGGCGGTTACGCCTTAGCCGAGGAAATGGCCAAGCATCCTGATGCCGCTATTTTTGCCTGGGTCTTTCTAGGAACGATGATGGGACCGACGATCGTATTTACGATTCCAGTCGCCTTAGGAATTATTGAAAAAGAAGATCAGCAATATTTTGCAAAAGGAGTTCTATTAGGAATTATTACTGTGCCAGTTGGTTGTCTAATTGGTGGACTAGTTGCTAACATACCTATAATGATCATTGTAAGCAATCTCATCCCGACAATCATAATATCCCTTTTAATTTCAGTTGGATTATGGAAAAAGCCAGAGAAGATGATCATAGGGTTTACTATCTTTGCAAAGTGTATTGAAATACTAGCGCTATTCGGTCTTGTTGCGATCGTTATTGAGACCTTTACAAATATCACCATCATTCCAAACTTAACACCAATCGAGGAAGGAATAAAAATAGTAGGAATGATTGCTATTTTTCTTGCCGGTGCTTTTCCAATGGTTAAATTGATCTCAATCCTATTTAAAAAACCATTAATAAAAATCGGAACTTTACTAGGGATTAGTGAAACTTCAACAACCGGTTTGATTGCCTCACTAGCTCACCATATCCCCATGTTTACGATCCTAAAAGATATGGAACCACGGGGTAAAGTGATCAATGTCGCTTTTGCCGTTAGTGGTGCTTTCGTTTTCGGAAGTCACTTAGGGTTTGTAGCAGGCATAAACCCAGAGTTAGTATTCGCGATGATTATAGGCAAATTGGCAGGAGGTCTAAGTGCTGTTATGCTAGCTTTAGTTTTAACGCCAAAGTCCGAGGGCATCGTAAAAATAAAAACATCGGCAGGTTAA
- a CDS encoding OsmC family protein → MKTTIAWAGKMGFTSTTPSGHQLAMDASEEVGGENSGPRPTELLLNAVAGCTGIDIISILAKMRLTPSTFKMDVEGTRAEDHPKKFTTLHIHYSFEGDLPEDKVVRAIELSKDKYCSVSHSLSCKIEVSYSINGTPAKALQ, encoded by the coding sequence ATGAAAACGACAATTGCATGGGCCGGAAAAATGGGGTTTACTAGTACAACACCGTCAGGCCATCAACTGGCCATGGACGCATCAGAAGAAGTTGGCGGAGAAAATAGTGGTCCAAGACCCACTGAGTTACTTTTAAATGCCGTTGCAGGCTGCACCGGTATCGACATTATCTCAATACTTGCTAAAATGCGGCTTACACCAAGTACATTTAAGATGGATGTTGAAGGAACTCGAGCTGAAGATCATCCAAAGAAGTTTACGACATTACATATTCATTACTCATTTGAAGGGGATTTGCCAGAAGATAAGGTCGTTCGTGCCATTGAATTATCAAAGGATAAATATTGTTCAGTTTCTCACTCTCTTAGTTGTAAAATAGAAGTAAGTTATTCGATTAACGGAACACCTGCCAAAGCGTTGCAATAA
- the tnpA gene encoding IS200/IS605 family transposase: MSKDINSLAHTKWNCKYHIVFAPKYRRQVIYGKLKKDIGEILRTLCERKGVEIIEATACKDHVHMLVSIPPKISVSSFVGYLKGKSSLMIFDRHANLKYRYGNRKFWCTGFYVDTVGRNKKVIEEYIKNQIQDDIVAEQLSLLEYVDPFTGEEVNKGKKRRK, translated from the coding sequence ATGTCAAAAGACATTAACAGTTTAGCACATACAAAATGGAATTGTAAGTATCACATTGTATTTGCACCAAAGTATAGAAGACAAGTAATATACGGAAAATTAAAGAAAGACATAGGAGAAATATTAAGAACACTATGTGAAAGAAAAGGCGTTGAAATAATCGAAGCAACCGCTTGTAAGGATCATGTACATATGCTAGTAAGTATTCCACCAAAAATAAGTGTGTCCTCATTTGTTGGGTATTTAAAAGGAAAAAGTAGTTTGATGATCTTTGATAGGCACGCAAATTTGAAGTATAGATATGGAAATCGGAAATTCTGGTGTACTGGCTTTTATGTAGATACGGTAGGAAGAAATAAGAAAGTCATTGAAGAATACATTAAAAATCAAATACAAGATGATATAGTCGCAGAACAGTTAAGCTTATTAGAGTACGTTGATCCATTTACAGGAGAAGAAGTGAACAAAGGAAAGAAGAGGAGAAAATAG
- the speD gene encoding adenosylmethionine decarboxylase: protein MKLTPEQRIQLHGFNNLTKSLSFNMYDICYTKTKAEREAYIEYIDEQYNADRLTKILTDVTSIIGAHVLNIAKQDYDPQGASVTILVSEGPVNNAPQGFFKESPGPLPETVLAHLDKSHITVHTYPEYHPDEGISTFRADIDVSTCGEISPLKALNYLIHSFDTDIMTMDYRVRGFTRDINGHKLFIDHDINSIQNYIPDEVKVLFDMIDVNIYQENIFHTKCKLKNFDLNNYLFGYKKDTLSIEEQEEITEKLTLEMDELYYGKNIINRDSVKAK from the coding sequence ATGAAACTAACGCCAGAACAGCGTATTCAACTACATGGTTTTAACAATTTAACAAAGTCACTAAGTTTTAATATGTACGACATTTGTTACACAAAAACAAAAGCAGAGCGTGAAGCTTATATAGAATATATTGATGAGCAATATAATGCAGACCGATTAACGAAAATCCTAACAGATGTAACAAGTATCATTGGAGCTCATGTTTTAAATATCGCGAAACAAGATTATGATCCTCAAGGCGCTAGTGTAACGATTTTAGTTTCAGAAGGCCCTGTAAACAATGCACCACAAGGATTTTTTAAAGAATCTCCTGGTCCGCTTCCAGAAACAGTTCTTGCCCATTTAGACAAAAGCCATATTACGGTGCATACGTATCCTGAATACCATCCTGATGAAGGAATCAGTACGTTTAGAGCCGATATTGACGTTTCAACATGTGGAGAAATTTCTCCATTAAAAGCTTTAAACTATTTAATTCATTCGTTTGATACAGATATTATGACGATGGATTACAGAGTTCGTGGCTTTACAAGAGACATTAACGGTCACAAGCTCTTTATTGACCATGACATTAACTCAATCCAAAACTATATTCCAGATGAAGTAAAAGTTTTATTTGATATGATTGATGTTAATATCTATCAAGAAAACATTTTTCATACGAAATGTAAATTAAAGAACTTTGACTTAAACAATTACCTATTCGGATATAAGAAGGATACATTGAGCATCGAGGAGCAAGAAGAAATTACAGAAAAACTTACTTTAGAGATGGATGAACTTTATTACGGAAAGAACATTATCAACCGTGATAGCGTGAAAGCAAAATAA
- a CDS encoding IS1182 family transposase has product MLPKKELMLSSYSELYDILIPENHFLRKFNNLVDFEFIYDELKDMYNEAFGATAKCPIMMFKLLLLKVMYPMSDRDLIERATFDMSFKYFLDVAPEDKMVHPTSLTKFRKLRLQDESLLNLLIKKTVEIALKEGLIKSNQIIADSTHTNSMFNSKSPIEILIEQSKQLRKSVYKQDDTYKDKMPTKPSTSELVDHINYCNQLVDIIKKDEQLYVKEDVRLKAHLLEEIVNDDIEHLNSTVEKDAKVGHKSSDTSFFGYKTHIAMVPERIVTSAVVTTGEQNDGKQAKELIEKSIENGIEVKAFIGDGAYSEKDMIEYTKEKEIKLVSKLSKTVSEGTKRATGEFDYNKDAGRYVCTAGHMAIKKALHGKKKHATEGTVLRETHYFDIEKCKVCPLREGCYKEGSASKTYTVTLKKDKFHEEHQLYQETEEFKELAKNRYMIEAKNAELKNRHGFKKSHSHGLLGMHIQSATTIFVVNMKRIITLMG; this is encoded by the coding sequence ATGCTACCTAAAAAAGAACTAATGCTCAGTTCGTACAGTGAACTTTACGATATACTAATCCCAGAAAATCATTTCTTGAGGAAGTTTAATAACTTAGTTGACTTTGAATTTATCTATGACGAATTAAAAGATATGTATAATGAGGCATTTGGCGCTACAGCCAAATGTCCAATTATGATGTTTAAGTTACTATTACTCAAGGTGATGTACCCAATGTCTGATCGTGATTTGATTGAGAGAGCGACGTTTGATATGTCATTTAAATACTTTTTAGATGTAGCACCTGAAGATAAAATGGTTCATCCAACAAGCTTAACTAAATTTAGAAAACTTCGATTACAAGACGAATCATTATTAAATTTACTTATTAAAAAGACGGTTGAGATTGCCTTGAAAGAAGGGCTTATTAAATCCAACCAAATCATTGCGGATTCCACTCATACAAATAGTATGTTTAACTCTAAATCACCTATTGAAATCTTGATTGAACAGTCCAAACAGTTAAGGAAGAGCGTTTATAAACAGGACGACACTTATAAAGATAAAATGCCTACTAAGCCAAGTACGAGTGAATTAGTTGACCATATTAACTATTGTAATCAATTAGTAGATATCATTAAAAAGGACGAGCAGTTATACGTTAAAGAAGACGTAAGATTAAAAGCTCATTTATTAGAGGAGATTGTCAACGATGATATCGAACACTTAAATTCAACTGTAGAAAAAGATGCAAAAGTTGGACATAAGAGTTCAGACACATCCTTTTTTGGATACAAAACTCACATCGCTATGGTTCCAGAGCGTATTGTGACATCAGCTGTTGTTACAACAGGTGAACAGAATGACGGAAAACAGGCAAAAGAATTAATTGAGAAATCAATTGAAAATGGAATTGAAGTGAAAGCATTCATTGGCGACGGAGCTTACTCTGAGAAAGATATGATTGAATATACAAAAGAAAAAGAAATTAAGTTAGTATCGAAATTAAGTAAAACTGTATCAGAGGGCACTAAAAGGGCAACAGGTGAATTTGATTACAATAAGGATGCTGGGCGATATGTATGTACAGCAGGGCATATGGCAATTAAAAAAGCTTTACATGGGAAGAAAAAACACGCAACGGAAGGAACCGTATTACGAGAAACCCATTACTTTGATATTGAGAAATGTAAGGTATGTCCACTAAGAGAAGGCTGTTATAAAGAAGGATCTGCAAGTAAAACATATACCGTAACTTTGAAGAAGGATAAATTTCATGAGGAACACCAACTCTATCAGGAAACAGAAGAGTTCAAAGAGTTAGCGAAAAATAGGTATATGATCGAGGCTAAGAACGCAGAGCTAAAGAATCGCCATGGGTTTAAAAAAAGTCATTCCCATGGTCTCTTAGGTATGCACATACAAAGTGCAACAACCATCTTCGTAGTGAATATGAAACGAATTATCACGTTAATGGGTTAG
- a CDS encoding DUF6509 family protein, whose product MNITGHTLEKVEDKTGIIVGDRYEFILNIEVDEDDELYSENGVYIKVIIAVQGTETRLLQYNIFEKTTEKFIDLLLEEDEEQLLLDYCKQHIG is encoded by the coding sequence ATGAATATTACTGGGCATACATTAGAAAAAGTTGAGGACAAAACTGGAATTATTGTTGGAGATCGCTACGAATTCATTCTAAACATAGAAGTAGACGAAGATGATGAATTATATTCTGAAAATGGAGTATACATAAAAGTTATAATTGCAGTACAAGGAACTGAAACACGACTTTTGCAGTATAATATCTTTGAGAAAACAACAGAAAAATTCATTGATTTATTGTTAGAAGAAGATGAAGAGCAATTGTTACTTGATTATTGTAAACAACATATTGGATAG
- a CDS encoding TerC family protein has protein sequence MEATILLEYAWVLLVLIVLEGILAADNALVLAILVKHLPEKERKRALFYGLAGAFVFRFGSLFAISFLVNVWQVQAIGALYLVFIALNYLFKKYARFKTETDEMKDAKKKGSGFWMTVIKVELADIAFAVDSILAAVAIAVTLPSTNLPMVGGLDGGKFIIIFLGGFIGLVIMRFAATHFVKLLQRKPGLETAAFLIVGWVGVKLAVYTLSHPEVAFLPEHLAELKAWKITFYVVLVLIAVLGWFLSKDVPETEPDHNKDLLERQHG, from the coding sequence TTGGAAGCAACGATTTTATTAGAATATGCATGGGTATTATTAGTACTTATTGTACTAGAGGGAATATTGGCCGCTGATAACGCTTTAGTGTTAGCGATCTTAGTCAAACATCTCCCTGAAAAAGAAAGAAAAAGAGCGTTATTTTACGGATTAGCTGGAGCATTTGTGTTCCGATTTGGTTCTTTATTTGCCATCTCGTTTCTCGTGAACGTCTGGCAAGTCCAAGCAATTGGTGCGCTATATCTTGTCTTTATTGCTTTAAACTATTTATTTAAAAAATATGCAAGGTTTAAAACGGAAACCGATGAAATGAAGGATGCAAAGAAGAAAGGTTCCGGCTTTTGGATGACTGTTATCAAAGTAGAACTAGCTGACATCGCCTTTGCTGTAGATTCTATTTTAGCAGCCGTTGCCATTGCGGTAACATTACCTAGCACGAATTTACCAATGGTCGGTGGGCTTGATGGCGGGAAATTTATTATTATTTTTCTCGGTGGTTTTATCGGGCTTGTCATTATGCGTTTTGCTGCCACTCATTTTGTAAAACTACTGCAGCGCAAACCTGGTCTAGAAACAGCAGCATTTCTCATTGTTGGTTGGGTAGGGGTGAAATTAGCCGTCTATACTTTATCGCACCCAGAAGTAGCATTCTTACCAGAGCATTTAGCAGAGTTGAAAGCTTGGAAAATTACATTCTATGTAGTTCTTGTACTGATTGCAGTACTCGGCTGGTTTTTATCGAAGGATGTTCCTGAAACAGAACCAGATCATAATAAAGATTTACTCGAAAGACAACATGGCTAA
- a CDS encoding thioredoxin family protein: protein MVEVTEKMIDWHFLNKKQGIKIYYCYTPLCGTCKLAREMLEVWHHQHSHATIYTVNLNINRKLAMDWKIKSVPYVAVFVNGLKAHEFYAFHSVENIDRQLAPFIRRSETKGEK from the coding sequence ATGGTCGAAGTTACTGAGAAAATGATTGATTGGCATTTCCTCAATAAAAAACAGGGAATTAAAATATATTATTGTTACACCCCGTTATGTGGTACCTGTAAGTTAGCGAGAGAAATGCTAGAAGTATGGCATCACCAACATAGTCACGCGACAATTTATACAGTTAATCTTAACATTAATCGTAAACTTGCAATGGATTGGAAAATAAAAAGTGTTCCGTATGTAGCAGTATTTGTTAATGGATTAAAAGCACATGAATTTTATGCTTTTCATTCAGTAGAGAACATTGACCGCCAACTTGCTCCGTTCATAAGGAGAAGTGAAACAAAGGGTGAAAAATAG